A portion of the Tamandua tetradactyla isolate mTamTet1 chromosome 16, mTamTet1.pri, whole genome shotgun sequence genome contains these proteins:
- the LOC143659334 gene encoding LOW QUALITY PROTEIN: histo-blood group ABO system transferase 1-like (The sequence of the model RefSeq protein was modified relative to this genomic sequence to represent the inferred CDS: inserted 1 base in 1 codon; substituted 1 base at 1 genomic stop codon), giving the protein MSELWWTLTKKLKCYSLLHVSFPFLVILILAFFVYQFLNLKTQKLETMLSEPHMVLRELDNQQIVKLSRSVYLQPNLLLPCRHDVLVLTPWLAPIIWEGTFDIDILNEQFLLQNTTIGLTVFAIKKXVVFLRIFLESAERNFMVGHRVNYYIFTDQPDSVPHVTLQKGRQMVVLQVRNYSRWQDISMHRMEMISNFSEQRFLHEVDYLVCADVDMMFSDHVGVEILSSLFGTLHLGFFGLSREFFTYERPLESQAYIPDKGGFYYIGAFFGGSVQEVYRLTKACHQAMMVDEANDIEALWHDESHLNKYLFYHKPTKVLSPEYLWDGGMLQYMXVKHQFALPVILKKIRFSALQKNNQKIRN; this is encoded by the exons ATGTCTGAGCTATGGTGGACACTGACCAAGAAACTAAAATGCTATTCGCTTCTTcatgtgtcctttcctttcctagTAATTCTGATCTTAGCTTTCTTTGTCTATCAATTCCTGAACCTGAAAACACAGAAGCTGGAAACCATGCTATCTGAGCCACACATGGTTCTTAGAGAACTGGACAACCAGCAAATTGTAAAATTATCAAGGTCAGTATACTTACAGCCAAACCTGCTATTACCCTGCAGGCATGATGTCCTGGTCCTCACACCTTGGCTGGCTCCCATAATTTGGGAAGGGACCTTCGACATTGACATCCTGAATGAACAGTTTCTCCTCCAAAATACCACCATTGGATTAACTGTATTTGCcataaaaa atgtggttttcCTAAGAATATTCCTGGAGTCTGCAGAGAGGAACTTCATGGTAGGACACAGGGTAAACTACTACATCTTCACTGACCAGCCAGACTCAGTTCCACACGTCACCCTCCAAAAAGGCAGACAGATGGTGGTCCTCCAGGTCCGGAATTACTCCCGCTGGCAGGACATCTCCATGCACCGCATGGAGATGATCAGCAATTTCTCTGAGCAGCGCTTCCTCCATGAAGTGGACTACCTGGTGTGTGCAGATGTGGACATGATGTTCAGTGACCACGTAGGTGTGGAGATTCTCTCATCCTTGTTTGGCACCCTCCATCTTGGTTTCTTTGGGCTTAGCCGCGAATTCTTCACCTATGAACGCCCGCTGGAGTCACAAGCCTATATTCCCGACAAGGGGGGTTTTTATTACATAGGGGCCTTTTTTGGTGGGTCAGTTCAGGAGGTTTACAGACTCACCAAGGCCTGTCACCAGGCAATGATGGTCGATGAAGCCAATGACATTGAGGCCTTGTGGCATGATGAAAGCCACTTGAACAAGTACCTGTTTTACCACAAACCCACCAAGGTCCTCTCCCCGGAGTACCTTTGGGATGGGGGAATGCTGCAGTATATGTAGGTAAAACATCAGTTTGCCTTGCCTGTCATCCTGAAGAAGATAAGATTTTCTGCACTCCAAAAGAATAACCAGAAAATCCGGAATTGA